A stretch of Amycolatopsis balhimycina FH 1894 DNA encodes these proteins:
- a CDS encoding metallophosphoesterase — protein sequence MIIAHLSDLHLDGGSRAEDRVAAVMGYLSGFAAPVDAVVVTGDIADHGTAGEYARAAALLKYPAPVLVCPGNHDVRAPFRTGLLDLPASDAPIDLAQEVGGVLFALCDSTIPGRGAGFLADETLDWLDGVLSGGDGPAIVAFHHPPVEVGVPLVDAIRQSGEDRLASVLKRRPRVKALLAGHVHTGASTTFAGVPLRIAPGVVSGSLLPVEPGADRGWADGGPLEFDRPPALLLHVLHDDGRVTSHHRTVPL from the coding sequence CTACCTGAGCGGGTTCGCGGCACCGGTCGACGCCGTCGTCGTCACCGGCGACATCGCCGACCACGGCACGGCCGGGGAGTACGCGCGCGCCGCCGCGCTGCTGAAGTACCCGGCGCCGGTGCTGGTGTGCCCGGGCAACCACGACGTCCGCGCTCCCTTCCGCACGGGCCTGCTCGACCTGCCGGCGTCCGACGCACCCATCGACCTCGCTCAGGAGGTCGGCGGTGTGCTGTTCGCGCTGTGCGACTCGACGATCCCGGGCCGCGGCGCGGGATTCCTGGCCGACGAAACGCTCGATTGGCTCGACGGCGTGCTTTCCGGCGGCGACGGCCCGGCGATCGTCGCGTTCCACCACCCGCCGGTCGAGGTCGGCGTCCCGCTGGTGGACGCGATCCGCCAGTCCGGCGAGGACCGGCTGGCTTCGGTGCTGAAGCGGCGCCCGCGGGTGAAGGCGCTGCTGGCCGGGCACGTGCACACCGGCGCGTCGACGACGTTCGCCGGGGTGCCGCTGCGCATCGCGCCCGGCGTGGTGTCGGGCTCACTGCTCCCGGTCGAACCGGGCGCGGACCGCGGCTGGGCCGACGGCGGCCCGCTGGAGTTCGACCGCCCGCCGGCTCTGCTGCTCCACGTCCTGCACGACGACGGCCGGGTGACCAGCCACCACCGCACGGTTCCGCTCTGA
- a CDS encoding CocE/NonD family hydrolase, translating into MLDRLVDKLLGLPPAEGPKPVVTRDLAVPMPDGVTLLADRYAPAGTTSAPVVLIRTPYGRKGLLSKLFGDTFARHGLQTVIQSTRGSFGSGGEFRPFHLEREDGVATAEWLRAQPWCDGSLGMAGASYLGHTQWAIGPYLDPPLAAMCLGVTASEFVSTFYPGGVLAADNMVSWSAMIGRQEERFAALPNPVQKRKTRRAMAHLPISGADVAAIGRPVQFLQDITGHFVPDDDYWAMSDHSAEVAKLDVPVSMVTGWYDLFIRGQLRDFRTLAEAGKAPRITIGPWAHGEPASMKPMISDQLGFLRAHLLGDRTFLQRAPVRLFLQGAGTWLDFESWPPPSTATAAHLRPIGGLGETVGQEARPTAFTFDPADPTPAVGGPLLTGEWKQRDNQEVEARPDVLVFTGEPLPSDLDVIGEVTATVHVRTELGHADVYVRLCDVDSGGVSRNVTDGILRLRPGFPAAGEDGVVTAEVTLDPTAYRFRRGHRLRVQVAGGAFPRFARNHSTGEPVTSAVDGKPNRFEVFHDATRPSRITLPVFSS; encoded by the coding sequence GTGCTGGACCGACTTGTCGACAAGCTGCTCGGACTCCCGCCCGCCGAAGGCCCGAAACCGGTCGTGACGCGCGACCTCGCCGTGCCGATGCCGGACGGCGTCACGCTGCTGGCCGACCGGTACGCCCCGGCCGGGACGACGTCGGCGCCGGTGGTGCTGATCCGCACGCCGTACGGGCGGAAGGGGCTGCTGTCGAAGCTGTTCGGCGACACGTTCGCCCGGCACGGCCTGCAGACGGTCATCCAGAGCACCCGCGGCTCGTTCGGCTCCGGCGGCGAGTTCCGGCCCTTTCACCTCGAGCGCGAGGACGGCGTCGCCACCGCCGAGTGGCTGCGGGCCCAGCCGTGGTGCGACGGCAGCCTCGGCATGGCGGGCGCCAGCTACCTCGGGCACACGCAGTGGGCGATCGGGCCGTACCTCGACCCGCCACTGGCCGCGATGTGCCTCGGTGTGACGGCCTCGGAGTTCGTCTCGACGTTCTACCCGGGCGGCGTGCTCGCGGCGGACAACATGGTGTCGTGGTCGGCGATGATCGGCCGGCAGGAAGAGCGGTTCGCCGCCCTGCCGAACCCGGTGCAGAAGCGCAAGACGCGGCGCGCGATGGCGCACCTGCCGATCAGCGGCGCCGACGTCGCCGCGATCGGGCGGCCGGTGCAGTTCCTCCAGGACATCACCGGGCACTTCGTGCCCGACGACGACTACTGGGCGATGTCCGACCACAGCGCTGAAGTCGCGAAGCTCGACGTGCCGGTGTCGATGGTCACGGGCTGGTACGACCTGTTCATCCGCGGGCAGCTGCGCGACTTCCGGACGCTGGCCGAGGCGGGCAAGGCGCCGCGGATCACCATCGGGCCGTGGGCGCACGGCGAGCCCGCGAGCATGAAGCCGATGATCTCCGACCAGCTCGGCTTCCTGCGCGCGCACCTGCTCGGCGACCGCACGTTCCTGCAGCGGGCGCCGGTCCGGCTGTTCCTCCAGGGCGCCGGCACGTGGCTGGACTTCGAGTCGTGGCCGCCACCGTCGACCGCGACGGCGGCGCACCTGCGGCCGATCGGCGGCCTCGGCGAGACCGTCGGCCAGGAGGCGCGCCCGACGGCGTTCACCTTCGACCCGGCCGACCCGACCCCGGCAGTCGGCGGGCCGCTGCTGACGGGTGAGTGGAAGCAGCGCGACAACCAGGAGGTCGAGGCGCGGCCGGACGTGCTGGTGTTCACCGGCGAGCCGCTGCCGTCGGACCTCGACGTCATCGGCGAAGTGACGGCGACGGTGCACGTGCGCACCGAGCTGGGGCACGCGGACGTCTACGTCCGGCTCTGCGACGTCGATTCCGGCGGTGTCTCCCGCAACGTGACCGACGGGATCCTGCGGCTGCGCCCGGGCTTCCCCGCGGCCGGCGAGGACGGCGTGGTCACGGCGGAGGTGACGCTCGACCCGACGGCGTACCGCTTCCGCCGCGGCCACCGGCTGCGCGTCCAGGTGGCGGGCGGCGCGTTCCCCCGCTTCGCGCGCAACCACAGCACGGGCGAACCGGTCACGTCGGCGGTGGACGGGAAGCCGAACCGCTTCGAGGTGTTCCACGACGCGACCCGGCCGTCCCGGATCACGCTGCCGGTCTTCAGCAGCTGA
- the aspA gene encoding aspartate ammonia-lyase: MTTRREHDLLGDRDVPADAYWGVHTARARDNFPITGTTIAAYPHLVEALASVKEAAARANAELGLLEPRIADAITAACREIREGALHGEFVVDVIQGGAGTSTNMNANEVIANRALELLGHAKGDYHVVHPNEHVNLSQSTNDAYPTAVNVATIIAVRQLSEAMIVLEKAFAAKAVEFHDVLKMGRTQLQDAVPMTLGQEFGTYAVMLGEDRQRLHEAVALLHEINLGATAIGTGLNAAPGYAEAACRHLREITGLPVVTAADLVEATQDCGAFVHLSGVLKRIAVKLSKSCNDLRLLSSGPRAGLNEINLPPVQAGSSIMPGKINPVIPEVVNQVAFEVIGNDVTVTMAAEAGQLQLNAFEPIILHALSESITHLGAACRTLASKCVEGITANIDVMRAYVENSIGLVTALNPSIGYAAATEIAKEALATGRGVAELVVEKGLIPAEELAKLLRPETLARAN, encoded by the coding sequence ATGACCACCCGCCGCGAACACGACCTGCTGGGCGACAGGGACGTCCCCGCCGACGCGTACTGGGGCGTGCACACCGCCCGCGCCCGGGACAACTTCCCGATCACGGGCACCACGATCGCCGCGTACCCGCACCTGGTCGAGGCACTGGCCTCGGTCAAGGAGGCCGCGGCCCGCGCCAACGCCGAACTGGGCCTGCTCGAACCCCGGATCGCGGACGCGATCACCGCGGCCTGCCGGGAAATCCGCGAAGGCGCGCTGCACGGCGAGTTCGTCGTCGACGTCATCCAGGGCGGCGCCGGGACGTCGACCAACATGAACGCCAACGAGGTCATCGCGAACCGCGCGCTCGAGCTGCTCGGGCACGCCAAGGGCGACTACCACGTCGTGCACCCCAACGAGCACGTCAACCTCTCGCAGTCGACGAACGACGCGTACCCGACGGCGGTGAACGTCGCGACGATCATCGCCGTGCGCCAGCTGTCCGAAGCGATGATCGTGCTGGAGAAGGCGTTCGCGGCCAAGGCCGTCGAGTTCCACGACGTGCTGAAGATGGGCCGGACGCAGCTGCAGGACGCCGTGCCGATGACCCTCGGCCAGGAGTTCGGCACCTACGCGGTGATGCTCGGCGAGGACCGGCAGCGGCTGCACGAAGCCGTCGCCCTGCTGCACGAGATCAACCTCGGCGCGACCGCCATCGGCACCGGCCTCAACGCCGCGCCGGGCTACGCCGAAGCCGCGTGCCGTCACCTGCGCGAGATCACCGGGCTGCCGGTCGTCACCGCGGCGGATCTTGTGGAAGCCACCCAGGACTGCGGCGCGTTCGTGCACCTTTCCGGTGTCCTCAAGCGGATCGCGGTCAAACTCTCCAAGAGCTGCAACGACCTGCGGCTGCTGTCCTCGGGCCCGCGCGCCGGGCTGAACGAGATCAACCTGCCGCCGGTGCAGGCCGGGTCGTCGATCATGCCCGGCAAGATCAACCCGGTGATCCCCGAGGTGGTCAACCAGGTCGCGTTCGAGGTGATCGGCAACGACGTCACCGTGACGATGGCGGCCGAAGCCGGCCAGCTGCAGCTCAACGCGTTCGAGCCGATCATCCTGCACGCGCTTTCGGAGAGCATCACGCACCTGGGCGCGGCCTGCCGGACACTCGCTTCGAAGTGTGTCGAAGGGATCACCGCGAACATCGACGTCATGCGCGCCTACGTCGAGAACTCGATCGGCCTGGTGACGGCGCTGAACCCGAGCATCGGCTACGCGGCGGCGACGGAGATCGCGAAGGAGGCGCTGGCCACCGGACGGGGCGTCGCCGAACTCGTCGTCGAAAAGGGCCTGATCCCGGCCGAGGAGCTGGCGAAGCTGCTGCGTCCGGAAACCCTCGCCCGGGCGAACTGA
- a CDS encoding asparaginase: protein MSHEPLAELVRDGMVEGVHHGSAVVLAPDGTTLFAAGDVDAAMYPRSTAKPLQATAMARLGLRLSPAGFAIAAASHSGEPMHLDAALEVLDGRSPDRLGNPVDFPFDPVERDRWIATGRAPGRLAHNCSGKHAAMLATCELNGWATEGYLDPAHPLQRAIAATVEDLTGRGIARVAVDGCGAPLFATTLRGLATAVSKIATAAPGTPDALVADGIRRHPELVGGSRRDVTAVMRAVPGLIAKDGFEAVQVAALPDGTAIAFKIADGGDRARVPVLAAALKLCGVDAMESPENLRVTGKLAEALTVGSLR, encoded by the coding sequence GTGAGCCACGAACCCCTGGCCGAACTGGTCCGCGACGGCATGGTCGAGGGCGTCCACCACGGCTCGGCCGTGGTGCTCGCCCCCGACGGCACCACGCTGTTCGCGGCAGGCGACGTCGACGCCGCGATGTACCCGCGGTCGACGGCGAAGCCGCTGCAGGCGACGGCGATGGCGCGGCTCGGCCTGCGCCTGTCCCCCGCCGGGTTCGCGATCGCCGCGGCCAGCCACTCGGGCGAACCGATGCACCTCGACGCCGCTCTCGAAGTCCTCGACGGCCGGTCCCCCGACCGTCTGGGCAACCCCGTGGACTTCCCGTTCGACCCGGTCGAGCGCGACCGCTGGATCGCGACCGGCCGCGCCCCGGGCCGCCTGGCGCACAACTGTTCCGGCAAGCACGCGGCGATGCTCGCGACCTGCGAGCTGAACGGCTGGGCCACCGAGGGCTACCTCGACCCGGCCCACCCGCTGCAGCGCGCGATCGCGGCCACCGTCGAGGACCTGACCGGCCGCGGTATCGCGCGGGTCGCCGTCGACGGCTGTGGCGCGCCGCTCTTCGCGACGACGCTGCGCGGGCTCGCGACGGCCGTGTCGAAGATCGCGACGGCCGCGCCGGGCACGCCGGATGCCCTGGTCGCCGACGGGATCCGGCGGCACCCGGAACTGGTCGGCGGCAGCCGCCGCGACGTCACCGCCGTCATGCGCGCGGTGCCCGGGCTGATCGCGAAGGACGGCTTCGAAGCCGTCCAGGTCGCCGCGCTGCCGGACGGCACGGCGATCGCGTTCAAGATCGCCGACGGCGGGGACCGGGCCCGGGTGCCCGTGCTCGCCGCGGCGCTGAAGCTGTGCGGGGTGGACGCGATGGAAAGCCCGGAAAACCTTCGTGTGACCGGAAAACTGGCTGAAGCACTGACCGTGGGGAGCCTGCGATGA
- a CDS encoding amino acid permease: MTEQTITATTADAGDAGYHKALKSRHVNMIAIGGAIGTGLFLGAGGRLAQAGPALAIVYGVCGLFAFFVVRALGELILHRPSSGAFVSYAREFMGEKGAYVAGWMHFLNWSTTGIADITAIALYAHFWSFFSPIPQWVLALIALAVVLTLNMVSVKLFGEMEFWFAIIKVAALVLFMVIGIFLLVTQTPIDGVAGGPQLIADHGGIFPSGLLPMVLIVQGVVFAYASVELVGVAAGETENPEKIMPKAINSIMWRILVFYVGSVVLLAMLLPWSSYTKDQSPFVTVLSYLGVPAADSVMNLVVLTAALSSLNSGLYSTGRILRSMAVAGSAPKFTGVMNRNHVPYGGILLTAAVCVLGVGLNYLVPKEAFDIVLNFAAIGILATWAIIVLCHLLFVRRAKRDGLERPAFRLPFSPYTEIATLVFLAAVVVLMGFDETGRITLLALPAIVVALVAGWFAVRKRIDMREFDEAGL; this comes from the coding sequence GTGACCGAACAGACCATCACGGCCACCACCGCGGATGCGGGCGACGCCGGCTACCACAAGGCCCTCAAGTCCCGGCACGTGAACATGATCGCCATCGGCGGGGCGATCGGCACCGGTCTCTTCCTCGGCGCGGGCGGGCGGCTCGCCCAGGCCGGGCCGGCGCTGGCGATCGTCTACGGCGTCTGCGGGCTCTTCGCCTTCTTCGTCGTCCGCGCGCTCGGCGAACTGATCCTGCACCGGCCCTCCAGTGGAGCCTTCGTCTCCTACGCCCGCGAGTTCATGGGCGAGAAGGGCGCGTACGTCGCCGGCTGGATGCACTTCCTGAACTGGTCGACCACCGGCATCGCCGACATCACGGCGATCGCGCTGTACGCGCACTTCTGGTCGTTCTTCTCGCCGATCCCGCAGTGGGTGCTCGCGCTGATCGCGCTCGCCGTCGTCCTGACGCTGAACATGGTGTCGGTGAAGCTGTTCGGCGAGATGGAGTTCTGGTTCGCGATCATCAAGGTCGCCGCGCTCGTGCTGTTCATGGTGATCGGCATCTTCCTGCTGGTGACGCAGACGCCGATCGACGGCGTCGCGGGTGGCCCGCAGCTGATCGCCGACCACGGCGGGATCTTCCCGTCCGGGCTGCTGCCGATGGTGCTGATCGTGCAGGGCGTGGTGTTCGCCTACGCCTCGGTCGAGCTGGTCGGCGTCGCCGCGGGCGAGACCGAGAACCCGGAGAAGATCATGCCGAAGGCGATCAACTCCATCATGTGGCGCATCCTGGTCTTCTACGTCGGCTCGGTCGTGCTGCTGGCGATGCTGCTGCCGTGGAGCTCCTACACCAAGGACCAGAGCCCGTTCGTCACCGTGCTCTCGTACCTGGGCGTGCCCGCGGCGGACAGCGTGATGAACCTGGTGGTGCTCACCGCGGCGCTGTCCAGCCTGAACTCCGGCCTGTACTCGACCGGGCGCATCCTGCGGTCGATGGCGGTGGCGGGCTCGGCGCCGAAGTTCACCGGCGTGATGAACCGCAACCACGTGCCCTACGGCGGGATCCTGCTCACCGCGGCCGTCTGCGTGCTCGGCGTCGGGCTCAACTACCTGGTGCCGAAGGAGGCCTTCGACATCGTGCTGAACTTCGCCGCGATCGGCATCCTCGCCACCTGGGCCATCATCGTGCTCTGCCACCTGCTGTTCGTGCGCCGGGCGAAGCGCGACGGCCTCGAGCGGCCGGCGTTCCGGCTGCCGTTCTCGCCCTACACGGAGATCGCGACGCTGGTGTTCCTCGCCGCCGTCGTCGTCCTGATGGGCTTCGACGAGACCGGCCGGATCACCCTGCTGGCGCTGCCCGCCATCGTCGTCGCCCTGGTCGCCGGCTGGTTCGCGGTGCGCAAGCGGATCGACATGCGCGAGTTCGACGAGGCCGGGCTGTGA
- a CDS encoding FadR/GntR family transcriptional regulator, with product MEAVLAHLRASIERGEYAVGEKLPSEAALSREFEVSRSVLREALRGLQALGMTESKTGKGTFVTATGPAENPTFGPYSARDLIEVRRHVEIPVAGYAAVRRSQDDLDLLAHLLDRMDAETDNTAWVALDSLFHITIAQASGNPVFGKVIEEIRDALARQSAFLNQLGDRRRQSNIEHREIVTAIADGSETAAVEAMTAHLTHVETTLTSIVNGDQ from the coding sequence ATGGAAGCCGTGCTGGCCCACCTGCGTGCCTCGATCGAGCGCGGCGAGTACGCCGTCGGCGAGAAGCTTCCCTCCGAAGCGGCCCTGAGCAGGGAGTTCGAGGTCAGCCGGTCGGTGCTCCGGGAGGCCCTCCGCGGTCTGCAGGCGCTCGGCATGACCGAGTCGAAGACCGGCAAGGGCACCTTCGTCACCGCGACCGGCCCGGCCGAGAACCCCACCTTCGGGCCCTACTCGGCCCGCGATCTCATCGAGGTGCGGCGGCACGTCGAGATCCCCGTCGCCGGGTACGCGGCCGTCCGCCGCAGCCAGGACGACCTCGACCTGCTCGCCCACCTCCTCGACCGGATGGACGCCGAGACCGACAACACGGCCTGGGTCGCGCTCGACTCGCTCTTCCACATCACCATCGCCCAGGCCTCGGGCAACCCGGTGTTCGGGAAGGTGATCGAGGAGATCCGGGACGCGCTCGCCCGCCAGTCCGCCTTCCTCAACCAGCTCGGCGACCGGCGCCGCCAGTCGAACATCGAGCACCGGGAGATCGTGACCGCGATCGCCGACGGCTCGGAGACCGCCGCCGTCGAAGCCATGACGGCGCACCTCACGCACGTCGAAACCACTCTGACCAGCATCGTGAACGGGGACCAGTGA
- the dnaE gene encoding DNA polymerase III subunit alpha → MSNDSFVHLHVHTEYSMLDGAAKIGPLFAEAARLGMPAVGMTDHGNMYGGDEFYQQSKKHGLKPIIGIEAYIAPESRFHKKPVFWGQSNQRGSDELGEGGDVSGAGAYTHMTMLAQNATGLRNLFKLSSLASMQGYYRKPRMDRELISENSTGIIATTGCPSGEVQTRLRLGQKEAAIQAASDYKDIFGADNFFLELMDHGLPIERSVREGLLEVGRLLDLKPIATNDSHYVVKEQADTHSALLAVQSGKTLNDPTRFKFDGNGYYLKSAADMREYWDKEVPGASDNTLLIAERVESYEDVYSHKDRLPFFEVPEGYDQGGWLREEVQRGLKWRFPDGVPDEYYNERIEIELDVIIGKGFPAYFLIVADLISYARKVGIRVGPGRGSAAGSLVAYVLGITNLDPIPQKLLFERFLNPERVSMPDIDIDFDDRRRGEMIRYATDKYGADKVAQVITFGTIKTKAAIKDSARVHFGQPGYAIADKISKALPPPIMAKDIPLSGIVDSKHERYGEAAEVRALVETDEECKTIFETARGLEGLIRNAGVHACAVIMSCDPLTDAIPLWQRDDGSIITGWDYPSCEAIGLLKMDFLGLRNLTVIGDAIDNIKTNRGVDIDLDRLGMDDPETYKLLARGDTLGVFQLDGGPMRDLLRRMEPTVFDDIVAVGALYRPGPMGMNAHNDYADRKNNRQKVKPIHPELDEPLREILADTYGLIVYQEQIMHIGQKVAGYTMGRADVLRRAMGKKKKEVLDKEYEGFEAGMRASDLRPGGFSPEAIKALWDTILPFAGYAFNKSHAAAYGLISYWTAYLKANFRAEYMAALLTSVGDNKDKSAVYLSECRRLGIKVLPPDVNESALRFAAVGEDIRFGLGAVRNVGANVVESIIKTREEKGKYASFVDFLDKSELVACNKRVIESLIKAGGFDSLGHTRLSMIQVHEDAVEAVVPLKRQEAMGQFDLFGFGGDDEDAVASSPLAHLKFGEEEYPRKQLLAYEREMLGLYVSAHPLDGAERILRKHAPKPIASILNDPPKEGELVISGLITSLERRVNKKGEPWAICTVEDMDASLEVLFFPKSYALFSGELIEDNAVLVKGRVNWREDKMSIFGGGLATLDLSEVGTGNGDDEPPLVLLAAAEKIDQSVVSELRSTLLAHKGETMVHLKLVGRNQTVFALHDYPVKVSSMLIGELKGIRGITAST, encoded by the coding sequence GTGTCGAACGATTCCTTCGTCCACCTGCACGTCCACACCGAGTACTCGATGCTCGACGGTGCGGCGAAGATCGGTCCCCTCTTCGCGGAGGCGGCGCGCCTCGGCATGCCCGCGGTCGGCATGACCGACCACGGCAACATGTACGGCGGCGACGAGTTCTACCAGCAGTCGAAGAAGCACGGCCTCAAGCCGATCATCGGCATCGAGGCCTACATCGCCCCGGAGAGCCGGTTCCACAAGAAGCCGGTCTTCTGGGGCCAGTCGAACCAGCGCGGCTCCGACGAGCTGGGCGAGGGCGGCGACGTCTCGGGCGCCGGTGCCTACACCCACATGACGATGCTCGCGCAGAACGCCACCGGGCTGCGGAACCTCTTCAAGCTGTCCTCGCTGGCCAGCATGCAGGGCTACTACCGCAAGCCCCGGATGGACCGTGAGCTCATCTCGGAGAACAGCACCGGCATCATCGCCACCACCGGCTGCCCGTCGGGCGAGGTGCAGACCCGGCTGCGGCTGGGCCAGAAGGAAGCGGCGATCCAGGCCGCGTCCGACTACAAGGACATCTTCGGCGCGGACAACTTCTTCCTCGAGCTGATGGACCACGGCCTGCCGATCGAGCGGTCGGTCCGCGAGGGCCTGCTGGAGGTCGGCCGCCTGCTCGACCTCAAGCCGATCGCGACCAACGACTCGCACTACGTCGTCAAGGAGCAGGCCGACACGCACAGCGCGCTGCTGGCCGTCCAGTCGGGCAAGACGCTCAACGACCCGACCCGGTTCAAGTTCGACGGCAACGGCTACTACCTCAAGTCCGCCGCCGACATGCGCGAGTACTGGGACAAGGAGGTCCCGGGCGCGTCCGACAACACGCTGCTGATCGCCGAGCGCGTCGAGTCCTACGAAGACGTCTACTCGCACAAGGACCGGCTGCCGTTCTTCGAGGTGCCGGAGGGCTACGACCAGGGCGGCTGGCTGCGCGAAGAGGTCCAGCGCGGCCTCAAGTGGCGCTTCCCGGACGGCGTGCCGGACGAGTACTACAACGAGCGCATCGAGATCGAGCTCGACGTCATCATCGGGAAGGGCTTCCCGGCCTACTTCCTGATCGTCGCCGACCTCATCAGCTACGCCCGCAAGGTCGGCATCCGGGTCGGCCCCGGCCGTGGTTCGGCCGCCGGTTCGCTGGTCGCGTACGTCCTCGGTATCACCAACCTGGACCCGATCCCGCAGAAGCTGCTGTTCGAGCGGTTCCTGAACCCCGAGCGCGTCTCGATGCCCGACATCGACATCGACTTCGACGACCGCCGTCGCGGCGAGATGATCCGGTACGCGACCGACAAGTACGGCGCGGACAAGGTCGCCCAGGTCATCACCTTCGGCACGATCAAGACCAAGGCGGCGATCAAGGACAGCGCGCGGGTCCACTTCGGCCAGCCGGGGTACGCGATCGCGGACAAGATCTCCAAGGCGCTGCCGCCGCCGATCATGGCGAAGGACATCCCGCTCTCGGGCATCGTCGACTCGAAGCACGAGCGCTACGGCGAGGCCGCCGAGGTCCGCGCGCTCGTCGAGACCGACGAAGAGTGCAAGACGATCTTCGAGACCGCCCGCGGCCTCGAGGGCCTGATCCGCAACGCCGGCGTCCACGCCTGCGCGGTCATCATGTCCTGCGACCCGCTGACCGACGCGATCCCGCTGTGGCAGCGCGACGACGGCTCGATCATCACCGGCTGGGACTACCCGTCGTGCGAGGCCATCGGCCTGCTGAAGATGGACTTCCTCGGCCTGCGCAACCTCACCGTCATCGGTGACGCGATCGACAACATCAAGACCAACCGCGGGGTCGACATCGACCTCGACCGGCTCGGCATGGACGACCCGGAGACGTACAAGCTGCTGGCCCGCGGCGACACGCTCGGCGTGTTCCAGCTGGACGGCGGCCCCATGCGCGACCTGCTGCGGCGCATGGAGCCCACGGTGTTCGACGACATCGTCGCGGTCGGCGCGCTGTACCGCCCCGGCCCGATGGGCATGAACGCGCACAACGACTACGCCGACCGCAAGAACAACCGGCAGAAGGTCAAGCCGATCCACCCGGAGCTCGACGAGCCGCTGCGGGAGATCCTGGCCGACACCTACGGCCTGATCGTGTACCAAGAGCAGATCATGCACATCGGCCAGAAGGTGGCCGGGTACACGATGGGGCGCGCGGACGTGCTTCGCCGCGCGATGGGCAAGAAGAAGAAGGAAGTCCTCGACAAGGAGTACGAGGGCTTCGAGGCCGGCATGCGGGCCAGTGACCTGCGGCCCGGCGGCTTCTCGCCCGAGGCTATCAAGGCGCTCTGGGACACGATCCTCCCGTTCGCCGGGTACGCGTTCAACAAGAGCCACGCGGCCGCGTACGGCCTGATCTCGTACTGGACCGCCTACCTCAAGGCGAACTTCCGGGCCGAGTACATGGCCGCCCTGCTCACGTCGGTCGGCGACAACAAGGACAAGTCGGCGGTCTACCTGTCCGAGTGCCGCCGGCTCGGCATCAAGGTGCTGCCGCCGGACGTCAACGAATCGGCCCTGCGCTTCGCGGCCGTGGGGGAGGACATCCGCTTCGGCCTGGGTGCGGTCCGCAACGTCGGCGCGAACGTCGTCGAGTCGATCATCAAGACCCGCGAGGAGAAGGGCAAGTACGCCTCCTTCGTCGACTTCCTCGACAAGTCCGAGCTCGTGGCCTGCAACAAGCGGGTCATCGAGTCGCTGATCAAGGCGGGCGGGTTCGACTCCCTCGGCCACACGCGGCTGTCGATGATCCAGGTTCACGAGGACGCGGTCGAAGCCGTCGTCCCGCTCAAGCGCCAGGAGGCGATGGGCCAGTTTGACCTGTTCGGCTTCGGCGGGGACGACGAGGACGCGGTGGCCTCGTCACCGCTCGCCCACCTGAAGTTCGGTGAGGAGGAGTACCCGCGCAAGCAGCTGCTGGCCTACGAGCGCGAGATGCTCGGCCTGTACGTCTCGGCGCACCCGCTGGACGGCGCCGAGCGGATCCTGCGCAAGCACGCCCCGAAGCCGATCGCGAGCATCCTCAACGATCCGCCGAAGGAAGGTGAGCTGGTGATCTCCGGGCTGATCACCTCGCTCGAGCGGCGGGTCAACAAGAAGGGTGAGCCCTGGGCGATCTGCACGGTCGAGGACATGGACGCTTCGCTCGAGGTGCTGTTCTTCCCCAAGTCGTACGCGCTTTTCTCGGGTGAGCTGATCGAGGACAACGCGGTCCTGGTCAAGGGCCGGGTCAACTGGCGCGAAGACAAGATGTCGATCTTCGGCGGTGGCCTGGCCACGCTCGACCTGTCGGAGGTCGGCACCGGCAACGGCGACGACGAGCCGCCGCTGGTGCTGCTCGCGGCGGCGGAGAAGATCGACCAGTCGGTGGTGAGCGAGCTGCGGTCCACGCTGCTGGCGCACAAGGGCGAAACGATGGTCCACCTCAAGCTGGTGGGGCGGAACCAGACGGTGTTCGCCCTCCACGACTACCCGGTGAAGGTCAGCTCGATGCTGATCGGGGAGCTGAAGGGCATCCGCGGCATCACCGCCAGCACCTGA